From Segatella copri, the proteins below share one genomic window:
- a CDS encoding decaprenyl-phosphate phosphoribosyltransferase: MNENKLEDSKGFAALLRLVRPKQWIKNGFIFLPLFFGGALLHTDALLAGLITFFAYSFAASSIYCFNDIYDVEADRRHPVKCHRPIASGAVSIKQAYGLMFLMFALSMGVCSLLGSCETMGIIIFYWLLNLGYCAKFKQYAIIDVCIVAFGFVLRLLAGGVATGIVLSKWIVLMTFLITLFMSFAKRRDDVLRMEKTGEAPRKNTIRYNLTFINQAITITASVTLVCYIMYTVSPEVIENFHTENLYLTSVFVLVGLLRYIQIAVVDQKSGDPTKIILRDRITQFIVLAWLLSFLILIYIV, from the coding sequence ATGAACGAGAATAAATTGGAAGACAGTAAAGGTTTTGCTGCGCTGCTGCGACTGGTTCGCCCGAAGCAATGGATCAAGAATGGCTTTATCTTCTTACCGCTGTTCTTTGGCGGCGCCCTGTTGCATACAGATGCTCTGCTGGCGGGTCTGATTACTTTCTTCGCCTACAGTTTTGCCGCATCGAGCATCTATTGTTTCAACGACATCTATGATGTGGAGGCCGACCGCCGCCACCCGGTCAAGTGTCATCGTCCGATAGCATCGGGAGCGGTCAGCATCAAGCAGGCATACGGACTGATGTTCCTGATGTTTGCCCTCTCTATGGGTGTATGCAGCCTGCTCGGATCATGTGAGACGATGGGAATCATCATCTTCTATTGGCTTCTGAATCTCGGCTACTGCGCCAAATTCAAGCAATATGCCATCATCGATGTGTGTATCGTGGCATTCGGTTTCGTACTCCGTCTGCTGGCAGGTGGTGTAGCTACGGGCATCGTACTCAGTAAGTGGATTGTGCTGATGACCTTCCTCATCACCCTCTTCATGAGTTTTGCCAAGCGCCGCGATGATGTGCTGCGCATGGAGAAGACGGGCGAGGCTCCCCGCAAGAATACCATCCGCTACAACCTCACTTTCATCAACCAGGCTATTACGATTACGGCTTCCGTAACCCTGGTATGTTACATCATGTATACGGTGAGTCCGGAGGTTATCGAGAATTTCCATACCGAGAATCTCTATCTTACGAGTGTCTTTGTGCTGGTTGGTTTGCTGAGATACATCCAGATTGCTGTGGTAGACCAGAAGAGTGGTGACCCTACGAAGATTATCCTGCGCGACCGCATCACCCAGTTTATCGTGCTTGCCTGGTTGCTCTCCTTCCTGATCCTTATTTATATCGTATAA
- a CDS encoding haloacid dehalogenase-like hydrolase: MKKKLYCFDFDGTLTTSDTLLEFIRYAKGTGRFLMVFLMYSPLLVLMKLHLFPNWKAKQLIFAHLFAGMRIEKFDALCRDFAEEYQHLLRPKGVTLVHEALVAGAQVFIVSASIDNWVRPFFKVRGLDGVRVLGTQIEVIDGRLTGKFKSNNCYGEEKVHRICEALTTTTANAYSTPSLSFDRTQYDIEAFGDSRGDKEMLAFADKGHYKPFRI, encoded by the coding sequence ATGAAGAAAAAATTATATTGTTTCGATTTCGACGGAACGCTGACAACAAGCGATACCCTGCTGGAATTCATCAGATATGCCAAGGGTACCGGTCGTTTTCTGATGGTTTTCCTGATGTACAGTCCGCTCCTGGTGCTGATGAAGCTGCATCTCTTTCCCAACTGGAAGGCGAAGCAACTCATCTTTGCCCATCTTTTTGCCGGCATGCGTATCGAGAAGTTTGATGCGCTCTGCCGCGATTTTGCCGAAGAATACCAGCATCTGTTACGCCCCAAAGGTGTTACGCTGGTACACGAAGCCCTGGTTGCAGGTGCTCAGGTTTTCATCGTGAGTGCCAGCATCGACAATTGGGTCCGCCCGTTCTTTAAAGTTCGCGGCCTGGATGGAGTCAGGGTTTTAGGCACCCAGATAGAAGTGATTGACGGCAGACTTACCGGCAAGTTCAAGAGCAACAACTGCTATGGCGAGGAAAAGGTGCATCGCATCTGCGAGGCACTGACCACCACAACCGCCAATGCCTACAGTACCCCCTCATTATCTTTCGACCGCACGCAATATGATATTGAGGCATTTGGCGACAGCCGAGGCGACAAGGAGATGCTCGCCTTCGCCGATAAAGGACATTACAAGCCCTTTAGAATCTAG